Proteins encoded by one window of Serratia nevei:
- a CDS encoding fimbrial protein, whose amino-acid sequence MNADFKLGSSLKRGAGRCLGVVLLPVLFSVQPVQADVGAVNIYMRATIVSNTCTVSAGSVNKTVNMGTWARKQFAETTSLTPLVSFTINLEKCGPAASGVKVTFNGTSDGNGQLFKLNSASTASGVGVAILDKERNRILPGQKSMLYPLVANAASAVLQFYAQYAATGSGSAVGAGTANADATFTMEYS is encoded by the coding sequence ATGAATGCTGATTTTAAACTTGGCTCTTCCTTGAAGAGGGGGGCTGGGCGCTGTCTTGGTGTGGTGTTATTGCCTGTGCTGTTTAGCGTTCAGCCGGTACAGGCCGATGTCGGTGCAGTGAATATTTATATGCGTGCCACCATCGTGTCCAACACCTGCACGGTCAGTGCCGGTTCAGTTAATAAGACTGTCAATATGGGCACTTGGGCGAGAAAACAATTTGCTGAAACAACGTCGCTTACCCCGTTGGTCAGCTTTACGATTAACCTGGAAAAATGCGGTCCGGCCGCGTCGGGGGTTAAGGTGACGTTTAACGGCACATCAGACGGTAACGGCCAATTGTTCAAACTGAATTCGGCCAGCACGGCGTCCGGGGTGGGGGTGGCGATTTTGGATAAAGAGCGCAACCGGATCTTGCCGGGACAAAAAAGCATGCTTTACCCTTTGGTGGCCAATGCGGCGAGTGCCGTATTGCAATTTTACGCACAATACGCGGCAACGGGCAGTGGAAGTGCTGTTGGGGCCGGTACCGCTAATGCGGATGCCACGTTTACGATGGAATACAGTTAA
- a CDS encoding DUF2975 domain-containing protein — translation MNPLSHSRKIHIRLCRCLEIILLFLMGTLPVTCSYLLFYSGEDNPSFPPDADIIEWTLGDNLSFIIDNLVIFFVLLQMLMFSKGVRKGELFTKSRIRNIKGIGLALVLGYSLNLFARVFFDFATDEWNTDFLSFANTELYSLQQLLLGGGVLSLSFIFEKGRMLEEESELVI, via the coding sequence ATGAACCCCCTTTCGCACTCGCGTAAAATTCATATCCGGTTGTGCCGGTGCCTGGAAATCATTTTGTTGTTTCTAATGGGCACGCTCCCCGTTACGTGTAGCTATTTGCTGTTTTATTCCGGGGAAGATAATCCCTCCTTCCCTCCAGATGCAGATATAATAGAATGGACGCTCGGGGATAACCTCTCGTTCATCATTGATAATCTGGTCATTTTTTTTGTTCTCCTCCAAATGCTTATGTTCTCCAAAGGCGTGCGCAAGGGAGAGTTGTTTACAAAATCGCGGATCAGAAATATAAAAGGCATCGGTTTGGCTCTCGTTCTTGGGTATTCGCTCAATCTTTTTGCTCGTGTATTTTTTGACTTCGCTACTGATGAATGGAACACCGATTTTCTATCGTTCGCCAATACGGAGTTATACAGTTTACAACAGTTGTTATTGGGAGGTGGGGTGCTTTCCTTGAGCTTTATATTTGAAAAAGGAAGAATGCTGGAAGAGGAAAGCGAGTTGGTGATTTAA
- a CDS encoding CaiF/GrlA family transcriptional regulator produces the protein MKTPNDIKKAHCSRSGAESTPRIRVRAQQSNHGGYDLPPSLAHLPAMPLYLAVAYLGMLKRAPLSRLEVAQAFGLDTRRALEVMRYLASGKTCVACERVPLHPGEFGKGYRLRIDAIGEPQKSFVGMRKETAEDSHRPKAEVVPASRGRRGQARRRPRLSDELAHQSLRRWFLRRPNTDEQ, from the coding sequence ATGAAAACACCCAATGACATTAAAAAGGCGCATTGCTCTCGCTCTGGCGCGGAAAGCACCCCACGGATACGGGTGCGCGCACAACAAAGCAATCATGGGGGGTATGACTTGCCGCCGAGTTTGGCGCATTTGCCGGCAATGCCGCTGTATTTGGCTGTCGCTTATCTGGGGATGTTAAAGCGTGCCCCTTTGTCGCGGTTAGAGGTGGCTCAGGCATTTGGGCTGGATACACGCAGAGCTCTGGAGGTGATGCGTTATCTGGCCAGTGGAAAAACCTGCGTGGCCTGTGAACGGGTTCCCTTGCATCCGGGCGAGTTTGGCAAGGGTTACCGCCTGCGCATTGACGCCATTGGTGAACCCCAGAAAAGTTTTGTGGGAATGCGCAAGGAAACGGCGGAGGACAGTCATCGCCCTAAGGCTGAGGTTGTTCCGGCTTCTCGCGGCAGAAGGGGGCAGGCACGCCGACGCCCTCGCTTGAGTGACGAGTTGGCACATCAGTCCTTGCGGCGTTGGTTCTTACGCCGCCCGAATACCGACGAGCAGTGA
- a CDS encoding LuxR C-terminal-related transcriptional regulator, whose protein sequence is MNSNDFEQCEEVLMEVYLQTPEDKTEIPRNYVETSDEEAFPGACWQVTIVDACYFGREGMKEAMHNHPAVALVVAKETLTEVLSMLVAHPGMTSSPSSLVLRLPKPAQEALPVLLQLGSYPMARFTRVVVVSNAALDIVRQTLAHIEMCSSVRVIGPRCSLSMLYQTAIPTMSEIGNIDEVLYREPHNVLSQRERDVLSNTLHGMPIYMQARQARVSAKTIYSQRTRALLKLGVPDVLTLLRQFKPVF, encoded by the coding sequence GTGAATAGCAACGATTTCGAACAATGTGAGGAAGTTTTAATGGAAGTGTATCTGCAGACCCCAGAAGATAAAACGGAAATACCGCGTAATTACGTTGAGACGAGCGATGAAGAGGCATTCCCTGGCGCTTGCTGGCAGGTGACGATAGTTGATGCGTGTTACTTTGGCCGCGAAGGAATGAAGGAAGCCATGCACAATCACCCTGCCGTGGCGCTAGTGGTAGCTAAAGAGACGCTGACAGAGGTGTTATCGATGCTGGTAGCCCATCCCGGGATGACTTCATCGCCCTCGAGTCTGGTGCTCCGCTTGCCCAAGCCAGCGCAAGAGGCTCTGCCGGTGTTACTGCAATTAGGAAGCTACCCTATGGCACGGTTTACCCGTGTGGTAGTGGTATCGAATGCAGCACTTGATATTGTACGCCAGACGCTGGCACATATCGAGATGTGCAGCTCAGTGCGGGTAATAGGGCCGAGATGTTCGTTGTCAATGTTGTACCAGACTGCCATACCCACAATGAGTGAGATAGGCAACATAGATGAGGTTTTATATCGTGAGCCGCACAATGTATTGTCTCAACGAGAACGGGATGTGTTGAGCAATACTCTGCATGGGATGCCAATTTACATGCAGGCTCGCCAGGCGCGGGTCAGTGCCAAAACCATTTATTCGCAACGTACTCGTGCATTATTGAAATTGGGTGTTCCCGATGTCCTGACTTTATTACGCCAGTTTAAGCCGGTGTTCTGA
- the fimC gene encoding type 1 fimbria chaperone FimC, protein MKKMAGVITLISTLMVSSSAWAGGIALGATRVIYPADAKQTSLAVNNSDKQARFLIQTWVENEAGNKTDDFIVTPPLFVSKPASENTLRIIYSGGKLPDDRETLYWLNSKAIPSVNRDDIKGKNVLQIAVLARIKMFVRPAGLAEKSADAPGMLTFSRTGNNLTITNPSPFYVTLVNMTMGGKNVNVANKMVAPKSSAQLPLFNGASGVFTYQTINDYGATTPVTKVQVN, encoded by the coding sequence ATGAAAAAAATGGCGGGCGTGATAACGCTTATATCGACATTGATGGTTTCCTCTTCTGCCTGGGCGGGAGGGATTGCGTTGGGGGCGACGCGCGTTATTTATCCCGCGGATGCCAAGCAAACCTCTCTGGCGGTAAACAATAGTGATAAGCAGGCCAGGTTTCTTATCCAAACGTGGGTCGAAAATGAGGCTGGAAATAAAACGGACGATTTTATCGTTACGCCGCCTCTCTTTGTCAGTAAACCGGCAAGTGAAAATACACTGCGAATTATCTACAGTGGTGGAAAATTACCGGATGACCGTGAAACGCTGTATTGGCTAAACAGTAAAGCTATTCCGTCGGTTAATCGCGACGACATTAAGGGCAAGAATGTCTTGCAAATTGCGGTCTTGGCCAGAATTAAAATGTTTGTTCGCCCTGCGGGACTGGCTGAAAAATCAGCGGATGCGCCGGGAATGCTGACATTTTCCCGCACTGGTAACAACCTGACTATCACTAACCCGTCACCTTTTTACGTGACGTTAGTGAATATGACGATGGGTGGGAAGAATGTGAATGTGGCCAATAAAATGGTTGCTCCTAAATCCAGCGCACAGCTTCCGCTGTTTAATGGTGCATCTGGCGTATTTACCTACCAAACAATTAACGACTACGGCGCAACGACGCCTGTAACGAAAGTTCAGGTGAATTAA
- a CDS encoding tyrosine-type DNA invertase → MMKRNYLTGEEVRSLLLTISREKVSYRDYCMVSMAFLHGLRVSELTGLRVTDYDPLSKKIHIRRLKGGLSTSHPLLPEESAVLEYWLVERATFPGHALPWLFLSRQGKRLSRQRFYQLLKNYGQKAHLPLPIHPHMLRHACGYNLAERGNDTRLIQDYLGHRNIRHTVLYTAANAERFSRAWLKENEGAPVSPLN, encoded by the coding sequence ATGATGAAGCGTAACTATTTGACCGGGGAAGAAGTGCGGAGTTTGTTGTTGACGATTTCCAGGGAGAAGGTGTCGTATCGCGATTACTGTATGGTGAGCATGGCTTTTTTGCATGGTCTGAGAGTGAGTGAGTTGACCGGGCTGAGGGTGACGGATTATGACCCTTTGTCAAAGAAGATACATATAAGACGTTTAAAGGGTGGGTTAAGTACCAGTCATCCGCTGTTACCGGAAGAGAGCGCGGTGCTGGAATACTGGTTGGTTGAGCGCGCGACTTTTCCAGGGCATGCGTTGCCATGGCTATTTTTGTCACGACAGGGAAAGCGTCTTTCTCGGCAGCGCTTTTATCAGTTGCTAAAAAATTACGGCCAAAAGGCCCATCTCCCTTTGCCCATTCACCCCCACATGCTGCGTCATGCCTGCGGGTATAATCTTGCTGAGCGTGGCAATGACACACGATTGATTCAGGATTATCTGGGGCACCGCAATATCCGGCATACGGTATTGTATACCGCTGCAAATGCAGAGCGTTTTAGCAGGGCCTGGCTCAAAGAAAATGAAGGAGCGCCTGTTTCTCCGCTAAACTGA
- the istA gene encoding IS21 family transposase, translating into MLTLELRVEIAVLLRQGRSIRAIARHLRCSRQTVRRYIRMGDAASSSRYSNRAPRPGKLDPFKAYILELVQAARPHWIPASVLLQEIRERGYSGGYSMLTAFLLPLKQQPVEPVVRFETPPGEQMQVDFTIIRQGRHPLLAFVATLGWSRATYVRFYARQDTAAWCDGIEHALAFFGGTPRHLLFDNAKAIILERDVYGDGRHRWNPLLLALAEQYGFSPKVCRPYRAKTKGKVERFNRYLKESFVVPLATTFKQSGLMLDVDSANARVGPWLVRTANARKHGTTGIPPNHRLQKELAALLPLPVFRASTTPRLAEPQRRAVPVESIQHPLSVYQSLLEVRL; encoded by the coding sequence ATGCTAACATTGGAGTTAAGAGTGGAGATTGCTGTTCTTCTTCGGCAAGGCAGGTCCATCCGCGCTATTGCCCGTCATTTACGTTGCTCTCGCCAGACTGTTCGGCGGTATATCAGGATGGGGGATGCTGCCTCATCATCCCGTTATTCCAACCGAGCTCCACGTCCCGGTAAGCTCGACCCGTTCAAGGCTTACATTCTTGAACTGGTTCAGGCTGCTCGCCCCCATTGGATCCCCGCCAGCGTGCTGTTGCAGGAGATCCGAGAGCGAGGTTATTCAGGCGGTTACAGTATGCTGACAGCATTCCTTCTGCCGTTAAAGCAGCAGCCCGTTGAGCCCGTGGTACGGTTCGAGACGCCGCCGGGTGAACAGATGCAGGTCGATTTCACCATTATCCGCCAGGGGCGACATCCGCTACTGGCTTTTGTCGCCACGCTGGGTTGGAGCCGGGCAACCTACGTTCGTTTCTATGCCCGCCAGGATACCGCTGCGTGGTGTGATGGTATCGAGCATGCGTTGGCTTTCTTCGGCGGCACCCCACGGCATCTGCTGTTTGACAACGCTAAGGCCATCATTCTGGAACGGGACGTCTACGGTGACGGGCGCCATCGCTGGAACCCACTATTGCTGGCACTCGCGGAGCAGTATGGTTTTTCACCCAAGGTCTGCCGCCCCTACCGCGCCAAGACCAAGGGCAAGGTTGAACGTTTTAACCGTTATCTCAAGGAGAGTTTCGTCGTGCCGTTGGCAACGACCTTCAAGCAGTCAGGTTTGATGCTGGATGTTGACTCAGCTAATGCCCGCGTGGGGCCATGGCTGGTACGAACCGCCAACGCCAGGAAGCACGGCACCACGGGTATTCCTCCTAACCACCGACTGCAGAAGGAGCTGGCCGCTTTGTTACCTTTGCCTGTGTTCAGAGCGTCAACAACTCCTCGATTGGCGGAGCCACAACGCCGGGCAGTACCCGTGGAGAGTATTCAGCATCCACTGTCTGTGTACCAGTCTCTGCTGGAGGTCCGTTTATGA
- a CDS encoding LptA/OstA family protein codes for MTKRHLLLLTCILPSVLYGADNRSKSYTINSDKQLVLANGDVQAIGNVHIVNGDMVIDAERATYHQADPNNIFITASGSPITYRGKLEDGSPFTGRSKHLRHMIKKGTLTLSDDAFVRNNNNTLAAARIDLILTRRNLWPPANWGSE; via the coding sequence ATGACTAAAAGGCACCTGTTATTACTTACCTGTATCCTCCCCTCTGTGCTTTATGGTGCTGACAATCGCTCTAAAAGTTATACTATCAATTCAGACAAGCAATTAGTGCTTGCTAATGGTGACGTGCAGGCCATTGGAAATGTCCACATTGTCAATGGCGATATGGTGATAGATGCCGAACGTGCAACATACCATCAGGCCGATCCAAACAATATCTTTATTACCGCAAGCGGTTCCCCTATAACGTATCGAGGAAAGCTCGAAGATGGCTCCCCATTTACCGGCAGATCAAAGCACCTCAGGCACATGATAAAAAAGGGCACTTTAACACTTAGCGACGATGCATTTGTTCGTAATAACAACAACACGCTTGCTGCAGCAAGAATTGATTTAATATTAACACGAAGAAACTTGTGGCCTCCAGCCAACTGGGGAAGCGAGTAA
- a CDS encoding fimbrial biogenesis usher protein has protein sequence MQYLKLPMHFRKNAVWMSLFMLPRISVVGGLLLGSGMACADTYFNPSFLSSDANNVADLSRFEKGEQPAGVYRVEVYLNDEYIGTQDMRFDAAKSGSANKDDTGLIPCLSREWLSQRNVNVEAVPVLSALSKGQCANLPAAFDKASTRFEFDSQRLYVSVPQAALKNNVRGYIPPEQWDNGITAGMLNYAFSGSNSLTSATGSRYNSYFLNLNSGLNLGAWRLRNNSTWNYSDSGRYRNSDWKNVSTYLQRSIVPLKGELTLGDSFTNSDVFDSLSFRGVQLATDDNMLPDSQRGFAPTVRGVANSNAQVTIKQNGYVIYQSYVPPGAFEITDLYPTSTSGDLQVTVKENNGTSNQFTVPYSAVPILQREGRVKYALTAGKYRSASNLQDEPDFWQGTVLWGLPAGVTLYGGSQLSDNYQSYAFGAGKNLGTWGAVSADVTHARSVLPDDSHKEGQSLRFLYAKSLNDYGTNFQLLGYRYSTQGFYTLNETSYKQMQGYTLKTQDGPVPTEPVIEDYHNLYYSKKGRIQVNISQQIGTEGSLYLTGSRQTYWRTGDTDQLWQVGYNGSWEDISYGLDWSWNRNPGVQGTDKRLAFNVSVPLSRWLTGGGKARDITNSSNSAYATYSATHDKSGRVSQQAGINGTLLADNNLNYSVQQGYTTKGEGASGTASLNYQGRYGNSNVGYSYGRHWQQVNYGLSGGIVAHADGVTLSQPLGDTNVLVKAPGADGVRVQNATGVSTDWRGYAVVPYATTYRTNRISLDTTTLKDNADLEDAVLNVVPTKGALVRASFETRIGARARITLTQRNGKPVPFGAMVTDEAGKTGIVGDSGQVFMSGLAPQGKLQVMWGQASNQQCAVSYALGEGSEKRGISYARAGCL, from the coding sequence ATGCAGTATTTAAAACTGCCAATGCATTTCAGAAAAAATGCAGTGTGGATGAGCCTGTTCATGCTGCCTCGTATAAGTGTTGTCGGCGGTTTGCTGCTAGGCAGCGGTATGGCGTGTGCTGACACCTATTTTAACCCGTCATTCTTATCCAGCGATGCGAACAATGTGGCTGATTTGTCTCGTTTTGAGAAAGGAGAGCAACCGGCTGGGGTTTATCGTGTCGAGGTTTATCTTAACGACGAATATATCGGTACGCAGGATATGCGGTTTGATGCGGCAAAATCCGGCTCTGCAAACAAGGATGATACGGGGCTGATACCGTGTCTGAGTCGGGAGTGGTTGAGTCAGCGCAATGTTAATGTCGAAGCGGTGCCGGTATTGAGTGCCTTGAGCAAAGGACAGTGTGCTAATTTGCCGGCTGCCTTTGATAAAGCGTCAACGCGCTTTGAATTTGACAGTCAGCGCCTTTATGTCAGCGTCCCGCAAGCGGCATTGAAAAACAACGTACGTGGTTATATTCCTCCAGAGCAATGGGATAACGGTATCACGGCGGGGATGTTGAACTATGCCTTTTCAGGGAGCAATAGCCTCACGTCGGCCACAGGATCACGTTATAACAGTTATTTCTTGAATCTCAACAGCGGGTTGAACTTGGGGGCATGGCGCCTTCGAAATAACAGTACCTGGAATTACAGCGACAGTGGACGCTATCGCAACAGTGATTGGAAAAATGTCAGCACTTACCTTCAGCGCAGTATTGTGCCGCTTAAAGGGGAGTTGACTCTCGGTGACAGTTTTACCAACAGCGATGTGTTCGACAGCCTGAGCTTCAGAGGGGTTCAGCTGGCGACGGATGACAATATGCTGCCGGATAGCCAGCGCGGGTTTGCGCCGACGGTACGGGGTGTGGCCAACAGTAATGCGCAGGTCACCATTAAACAGAACGGCTATGTCATCTATCAGTCTTACGTCCCACCAGGGGCTTTTGAAATTACTGACCTTTATCCAACCTCCACCAGTGGTGACCTGCAGGTGACGGTAAAGGAAAATAACGGCACCAGTAACCAATTTACCGTACCGTACTCTGCGGTGCCGATTTTGCAGCGTGAAGGGCGTGTCAAGTACGCGCTGACGGCGGGTAAATATCGCTCAGCATCAAACTTGCAAGATGAGCCTGACTTTTGGCAGGGGACTGTGCTGTGGGGGTTGCCGGCGGGGGTGACGCTGTACGGTGGTTCGCAATTGTCTGACAACTACCAATCCTATGCGTTCGGCGCAGGTAAAAACCTGGGGACATGGGGCGCGGTATCTGCGGATGTTACGCATGCGCGCAGCGTGTTGCCTGACGATAGCCATAAAGAAGGGCAATCATTGCGCTTCCTGTACGCCAAATCACTGAACGATTACGGAACCAACTTTCAGTTACTGGGTTATCGCTACTCGACCCAGGGTTTCTACACGCTCAATGAAACCAGCTACAAGCAGATGCAGGGTTATACCCTGAAAACGCAGGATGGTCCGGTCCCAACGGAGCCGGTAATTGAGGATTACCATAACCTGTACTACTCCAAGAAGGGGCGTATTCAGGTCAATATCAGTCAGCAAATTGGCACGGAAGGGTCCCTGTATCTGACGGGGAGTCGTCAGACTTACTGGCGTACCGGTGATACGGACCAGCTTTGGCAGGTGGGGTATAACGGCAGCTGGGAAGATATCAGTTATGGGCTTGACTGGTCGTGGAACCGTAACCCGGGCGTGCAAGGCACGGACAAGCGTCTGGCCTTCAATGTCTCCGTACCGCTGAGTCGCTGGTTGACCGGTGGTGGGAAGGCGAGAGATATCACCAATTCCAGCAATAGCGCGTATGCGACGTACTCGGCGACCCATGACAAAAGTGGTCGGGTATCCCAGCAGGCAGGCATTAACGGCACGTTATTGGCTGACAACAACCTGAATTACAGCGTGCAGCAAGGTTATACCACCAAAGGCGAAGGCGCCTCGGGCACGGCCAGTCTCAACTACCAGGGACGTTATGGCAACAGCAATGTGGGATATAGCTACGGTAGACACTGGCAGCAGGTTAACTATGGCTTGAGCGGCGGTATCGTGGCCCATGCGGACGGCGTAACTCTTAGCCAACCACTGGGTGACACCAACGTGCTGGTGAAGGCGCCGGGTGCCGATGGCGTACGCGTGCAGAACGCCACGGGGGTCAGTACTGACTGGCGCGGTTATGCCGTGGTGCCTTATGCCACGACGTATCGTACCAACCGAATCTCGCTGGATACCACGACGCTGAAAGACAATGCCGACCTGGAGGATGCGGTACTGAATGTGGTGCCAACCAAAGGGGCGCTGGTACGGGCAAGCTTTGAGACGCGTATCGGGGCACGGGCAAGAATTACCCTGACGCAGCGCAATGGCAAGCCGGTTCCGTTCGGTGCCATGGTAACGGATGAGGCGGGTAAAACCGGCATAGTCGGTGATAGCGGACAGGTATTCATGTCCGGTCTGGCCCCTCAGGGCAAGTTGCAGGTGATGTGGGGGCAGGCGTCCAATCAGCAATGCGCGGTCAGCTATGCACTGGGTGAGGGCAGCGAGAAGCGCGGTATCAGCTATGCGCGGGCTGGGTGTTTATGA
- a CDS encoding helix-turn-helix domain-containing protein, with product MSIVVALDAMLKDRKMKSKELAEIIGITEANLSILNSGKAKAVRFSTLEAICRALNCQPGDIIKYTD from the coding sequence ATGTCTATTGTTGTCGCACTGGATGCTATGTTGAAAGACAGAAAAATGAAATCGAAAGAATTGGCCGAAATAATTGGGATTACGGAAGCCAACCTTTCCATACTGAACAGTGGAAAAGCAAAGGCCGTCCGGTTTAGCACCCTAGAGGCCATCTGTAGAGCACTAAATTGTCAACCGGGGGACATTATAAAATACACCGACTAA
- a CDS encoding fimbrial protein, with product MNNDIIVNGGQMVRLLKRFEHQNIGVINFMLMMIFFTLSPDAHSAAQCVSGCGSVTTTITDTLSSNENAVGYTKASSPVAISAMQMRMTTAAKAMQWIAYSGDPVSAPGHYTIDWAYRNVDDYIQVALRRHSECAFSGGGYIYVPFNVNIWSGSGNDCKQRTYSAGEVATLNALQLQSQIKLRRKIVSGTYSRTILIARAGYCQPDDCTSAQTSRNIYLNLNITATQSCTLNAGQVINIDFGNISSGAFTTAGARPEGVNDIVRNVNVSCDNIAPNTAMTVRLQADKVSGKAVVTNTNNDVGFIVADNSGTALTPNSLSSVIPFRLDSYGNSNVTIRVYPVSVTGNKPAEGPVTSQAYLRVDFA from the coding sequence ATGAACAATGATATTATTGTAAATGGTGGGCAGATGGTGCGTTTATTAAAAAGATTTGAGCATCAGAATATTGGAGTGATTAATTTCATGCTGATGATGATATTTTTTACTCTTTCTCCCGATGCGCATTCTGCGGCACAGTGTGTTTCTGGCTGTGGTTCTGTGACGACAACAATAACTGATACGCTAAGTTCAAATGAGAATGCTGTGGGCTACACGAAAGCGAGCTCTCCGGTGGCAATATCGGCAATGCAGATGAGGATGACGACGGCCGCAAAAGCTATGCAATGGATTGCCTATAGTGGTGATCCAGTTTCTGCTCCAGGGCATTATACGATAGATTGGGCGTATAGAAATGTTGATGACTACATTCAAGTTGCTTTGAGGCGACATAGTGAATGTGCCTTTTCTGGTGGCGGCTACATTTACGTTCCATTTAATGTCAATATTTGGAGTGGTTCTGGGAATGATTGCAAGCAGAGAACATACTCAGCAGGTGAGGTCGCCACCCTCAATGCTTTGCAATTGCAATCGCAAATAAAACTTAGACGTAAAATTGTTAGTGGGACGTATTCGAGAACGATACTTATTGCAAGGGCAGGGTATTGTCAACCGGATGACTGCACTTCAGCTCAAACCAGTAGAAATATTTATTTAAATTTAAATATTACCGCTACCCAATCTTGCACCCTTAACGCAGGTCAGGTGATTAATATTGATTTCGGAAATATATCATCGGGAGCATTTACCACTGCCGGTGCTCGTCCCGAAGGCGTCAATGACATTGTACGTAACGTTAACGTCAGTTGCGATAATATCGCACCCAACACAGCAATGACGGTGCGTTTACAGGCTGATAAAGTTAGCGGTAAAGCGGTTGTCACCAACACGAATAACGACGTCGGTTTTATTGTGGCGGACAATAGTGGGACGGCATTGACCCCTAACAGCCTGTCGAGCGTGATCCCGTTCCGTCTGGATAGCTATGGTAATTCCAATGTCACTATTCGGGTGTACCCGGTTAGCGTGACCGGCAATAAACCGGCTGAGGGGCCAGTCACTTCTCAGGCTTATCTGCGCGTTGACTTCGCTTAA
- a CDS encoding CaiF/GrlA family transcriptional regulator has product MKQSNTDNRRLRIKESNDILKQRVRVKARQRNHESYCLPTILSHLPPMPLYMAVAHYALLKRVPVSRQTISAEFCISTRRALEVLRYLFNAQKGVMCSRLAPLLKGDKQGYRIRVHAISSKIDLPANEVNAAFNPRSCETSRGLESRINKSRDPRDERHTYQDMRRWFLQRPNVE; this is encoded by the coding sequence ATGAAACAAAGTAATACTGACAACCGGCGTTTACGAATAAAGGAAAGTAACGACATCCTGAAGCAAAGAGTGCGAGTTAAAGCTCGCCAGCGCAACCATGAGAGTTATTGCTTGCCGACGATTCTGTCACATCTTCCTCCAATGCCACTCTATATGGCCGTAGCACATTACGCTTTGCTGAAGCGTGTGCCTGTATCGCGTCAAACTATCAGTGCTGAGTTTTGTATCAGCACACGACGAGCACTTGAAGTGCTCCGCTACTTGTTCAATGCCCAAAAGGGAGTGATGTGTTCACGTTTAGCACCATTGCTAAAGGGAGATAAACAAGGGTATCGCATTCGGGTGCATGCAATATCCTCGAAGATTGACTTACCGGCCAATGAGGTCAACGCTGCCTTCAACCCAAGATCCTGTGAGACATCGCGTGGGCTGGAGAGCAGAATTAATAAATCTCGCGATCCTCGAGATGAGAGACACACATATCAGGATATGCGCCGCTGGTTTTTGCAACGACCAAACGTGGAGTGA
- a CDS encoding outer membrane protein, translated as MKIRVLTGVLLAGISAGAMAETTPSGFYLSAKAGVSQFRSSENVLNSSGTTVSQLAYDVDASHLGNASKTVFTPGIALGYRFANELEQPVRVELAFQHFGKSDKDFSASSQATGYWGGQTSGGVTLPTANDVRQSTRVSTLMVNTYYDYTLGGAVTPYLMAGIGAAFVRNTVSSNSNVAGIALNSGDFSNRKTNLAWALGAGVSWAASDNVALEMGYTFTNAGDIKTAYTAQNGINEGRGDMHTKVQLHTLHAGVRYHF; from the coding sequence ATGAAAATACGTGTACTGACAGGCGTACTCCTGGCGGGGATTTCTGCTGGGGCGATGGCGGAAACAACGCCTTCCGGTTTTTATTTATCGGCAAAAGCCGGGGTATCTCAATTCCGCTCGTCGGAAAACGTCTTGAATAGCTCGGGCACGACGGTGAGTCAGCTTGCTTATGATGTAGACGCCTCGCATTTAGGTAATGCGTCAAAAACGGTATTCACGCCGGGCATTGCCCTGGGCTACCGTTTTGCTAACGAACTGGAGCAGCCGGTCCGTGTTGAGTTGGCATTCCAGCACTTTGGAAAATCCGATAAAGACTTTTCAGCGAGCTCGCAGGCAACGGGGTACTGGGGAGGGCAGACGAGTGGTGGTGTTACGCTGCCGACCGCCAACGATGTACGCCAATCAACCCGGGTAAGCACACTGATGGTGAATACCTATTATGACTATACCTTGGGGGGAGCTGTCACACCTTATCTGATGGCTGGCATTGGCGCTGCATTTGTGCGTAATACAGTTTCCAGTAACAGTAATGTGGCAGGTATTGCACTGAATAGTGGCGATTTCAGTAATCGTAAGACCAATCTGGCCTGGGCGCTGGGGGCGGGTGTTTCATGGGCTGCATCAGACAATGTGGCGCTTGAGATGGGTTATACCTTCACCAATGCCGGAGATATCAAGACAGCATACACTGCGCAAAATGGCATTAACGAAGGTCGGGGTGATATGCACACCAAGGTGCAACTTCATACCTTGCACGCCGGTGTGCGTTACCATTTTTAG